The Rhipicephalus sanguineus isolate Rsan-2018 chromosome 7, BIME_Rsan_1.4, whole genome shotgun sequence genome includes a window with the following:
- the LOC119398959 gene encoding zinc finger MYM-type protein 6-like yields the protein MGKQLKGSSYSLMVDESTDISTTKQLCIEVRFLNSAENKIATTLLDLVELSDGTAQTLHDTVMKTLDKHGLPVKNCLGLCTDGANSMSGNHNSLFSRLREDNKELVLVKCACHSLDLVASKLMQAIPSAVEHLTNAADPLVVFQELENLYLEVLRRMLHPSVLRHNSTASLLSLNLVKIKSIFLQPEVADLGDVFRE from the exons ATGGGCAAACAACTGAAAGGCTCCAGCTATTCCCTCATGGTAGATGAATCAACTGATATATCCACGACAAAGCAACTGTGCATTGAGGTGCGATTTCTGAATTCAGCAGAAAACAAGATTGCAACCACGCTGCTTGATCTCGTAGAGCTGTCTGACGGAACGGCGCAAACACTTCACGACACCGTAATGAAGACTTTGGACAAGCACGGCCTGCCAGTCAAGAACTGTCTCGGACTCTGTACCGATGGTGCAAATTCCATGAGTGGCAACCACAATTCCCTCTTCAGTCGTCTTCGTGAGGACAACAAGGAATTGGTCTTGGTAAAATGCGCTTGCCACAGCCTGGACCTTGTGGCGTCCAAATTGATGCAAGCGATTCCTTCTGCTGTCGAGCACTTG ACAAACGCAGCCGACCCATTGGTTGTCTTTCAAGAGCTTGAAAACTTGTATTTGGAAGTTCTGCGACGAATGTTGCACCCATCAGTTTTGAGGCACAACTCAACAGCGAGCCTGCTATCGCTAAACCTGGTGAAGATAAAGTCTATATTCCTGCAACCAGAGGTAGCGGACTTAGGTGACGTCTTCAGAGAATAG